The Methylomonas montana DNA window CCGATCGCCGGTTTGTTGAAGGATTTGAAGGCCAAAGGCTTGCTGGAATCTACCCTGGTGGTTTGGACTTCGGAATTTGGTCGTACCTCGTGGAGCGAATCCGGCGACGGCCGCGATCACAATCCTTGGGGCTACACGCAATGGATTGCTGGCGGCGGCATCAACGCCGGCACTACCTATGGTTCCACTGACGAAATCGGTTTGCAGGCGGAGAAAGGTAAGGAAGTCGATACCTATGATTTGCATGCCACGGTGCTGAACCAGTTGGGATTGGATCACCTGAAACTGATCTACAAATATCAGGGCCGGTCCGAGCGACCGACCGTGGTTTACGGCAAGGTCATCAAGGATTTGATCACCTAGGGATGTTGCCGACGTAACGCGTGCGCCTCCAACCGCCCAAGATCGGTTTAGTCCGTCGGGGCTAAATCGACGGTTGGCTGCGCGGCAAGGATTTTCGCTAAAGGTTTTTTTATATGTTTAACAAATTGATTTTCTCCGCGATTTTATTCGCAGCATTGACCGGCGCGGTGTGCGCCGAAAGCGACTTCGATTTTGAAGAGTTAATGAACGATGTGGAAACCAAAATCCAGAACGTGCAAAACAATATTGCCGCCAAGGATGCTGCCACTGCCACGACCCAAGCCAAGGAACTACAGGATCAGTTCAAGCTGGTCGAAGGCTTTTTCGTGAAACGAGGCGATGCCGACGATGCCGTGCATAATTCCAAGGAATACCAGAATAAGGCACAGAATATACAAACCGCGCTGACAGCCGGCGATTTCGATAGCGCTGCGGCTGCCGCCAACGATTTTTCCAAACAATGCCGCGGCGCCTGCCACGACAAATACAAACCCCTTTAATTGAATGAATATGAAACGAATTTTATTGAAATGCCTGGTACCCGGTCTGATTGCATTTTCGGCCAATGCCGCCTTGCCGGAAGGCCATCCGGCGCCGGATTTTCAGACCCAGGCTTCGCTGGCCGGTAAGGCTTTCAATTTCTCGCTGCAAGATGCCCTGAAAAAAGGTCCGGTGGTAGTGTATTTCTACCCGTCCGCCTATACCGGCGGTTGCAATGTGCAAGCGCACGCTTTCGCCGTCAATCACGAAAAATTTGCCGCCGCCGGTGCCAGTATCGTTGGCGTGTCGCTGGATAGCATCGAACGCTTGAACGACTTTTCCGCCGATCCTAATTATTGCGCCAGCAAATTTCCGGTGGCATCCGACGCCGACGGCAAGATTTCCGGCAATTACGATATTGCGGTAAAAGCCGCCGCGCCGGGTAAAACCGATAGCCGGGGAGTGGCAATCGATCACGGCTTTGCCGAGCGTACCACCTTTATCGTTACGCCGGACGGCAAGATCGCCGCTACGCTGGGTGGCTTGAAGCCGGAAGAAAACGTCGCTAAAGCCCTGGAAACCGTGCAAAAAATCGCCGCCGGCCGATCGAAGGCCAACTGATGGGGTTATCGCGCTGGGTATCGAACCTGAATCAAACGCCGGTATCGGTATTGCGTTTTGGTAGTGGCGACGGTACCTGCCGATATCGGTCGCGTCGCAACTGGAAGAAACGCTCTTGGTTAGCGCTCGGTACGTTTGCGTTATTGGCGTCGGCTAAAACCGTGCTTGCCGAGCAGAGTAACGACGCGCTGTTGTTGCGGATAGGTAGCGGCAATCCGGTGGCGGGCAAGCACAAGTCGGAATCCGAACGTTGCCAGGAATGCCATGGCGAGACCGGTAATGCCGAGGACGCTCGGGTGCCTAAGCACGCCGGCCAATATGCGGCCTATCTGATCAAGCAGTTGCGCGATTTTCAATCCGGCGAACGCCGGCACGAGATCATGGTGAAAATGGCGGCGGATTTGAGTCCGGCCGACATCGAGGATATTGCCGCTTATTTTGCTAGCCAAAATACCATGCAGGGCGATGGTTCCGGGAATACGCCATTGGCGAAAAATTTATTCGCCAATGGCGATCCGGCCCGAGAGATTCCCGCCTGTGTCAGCTGCCACGGCGAAAATGGTAAGGGAAAATTTGCCGACAATGTGTTCTATCCGGTGATCGGTGGCCAGAGCAAACTGTATTTGCGTCGGCAGTTGGTCAATTGGAAGTTGGCCGAGCGGAAAAATAGTCCCGACGCAGTGATGAACAAAGCGACTAAGGCGTTGCGAGAGGACGAGATCGAAGCCTTGGTCGATTATATTTCGGGATTGTAACGACAATGCGTGTGCCTGCCGAAGCCTATTCCCATCCTTTTTACGGAGTCGATATGAAACGTTTTTTTCTGGGTTGTTCCTTGTTGCTGGCGGCGGCGTTTTCGGCGTTAGCCGGCTTGCAGGAAGGCGATCCGGCGCCGGATTTCAATACCCAGGCCTCGTTCGCCGGCAAACCGTTCGCCTATTCCTTGCAGGAGGCGCGCGGCAAGGGGCCGGTGGTGGTTTATTTTTATCCGACCGCTTATGGGCGCGGCTGCAATATTCAAGCGCGAACTTTTGCGGTCAATCATGAAAAATTCGCCGCCGCCGGCGCGACCATCGTCGGCGTGTCGTTGGACAGTATCGAGCGGCTCAACGAATTTTCGGCCGATCCGGACTATTGCGCCAGCAAATTTCCGGTGGCATCCGACCCGGACGGCAAGATCGCCAATGCGTTTGGCTTGAGCGTGGACGAATCGAAAACCGGGCGCTTGGATAGTCGCGGCGTGCAGGTCAATCACGGTTCCATCGCCAGGACCACCTTCGTGGTGTCGGCCGAAGGCAAGATCGTGGCTCGAGTCGGCGATTTGCAGCCGGCCGAGAACGTCGAGAAGGCTTTACAGATCGTCCAGGGTTTGGGTAAGGCGGAATAGCATGGCCGGTAGTGTTTTTAGGGATGCGTTTAGGGGGCTGAGCGCGGTGTATTTTCAACGGTTAGTGTCATCAATATTGAGCGTAAGAGGGCGACAATGAAGTCTTTGAATTGGTTGTTATATGAAACCCACCGCTGGTTGGGCGTGGTGTTGGCTTTATTCATGTTTTTCTGGTTTTTCACCGGTATCGCTATCATCTACGCGACGCCGACCACCCAAAGCCGTAGTCAGCAACTGGCGCATGCGGAAAGTCTGGCGCCCGAAGCCGGCTGGCTGAGTCTGGGCGAGGCCTGGGATCGCAGCGCCGATCAACGGCAGGCGTTTGCCGCGCAGCGCAAAACCAAACCGGCGAATATGGGCGAACATGGCGCCAAGGCCGGTGCTGCCAATGGCGGTGAAAATCCGGTCGGCATTGCCGACGCGCGCTTGGTGCGCCGTATCGGCGAACCCTTATGGTTGGTGGAAGACACCAAGGGCTTGCGTTTCGCCTTGTCGGCTATCGACGGCAGCTTGCGGGAAACCTCGGTGGAGCAGGCGCTACGTATTGCCGACGACTGGTTCAAACGCGACGGTATTAACCAGAATTTAAAAGTCCTGGAAACCGTGGACGCACCTATCATCCTGCGCAACCAGGATGCGCTGAAGCCGTTTCATCGAGTGGCTAGCGACGACGGCGACGAGTTATTGATTTCGGCTCGCACCGGCGAAGTGTTGCACGCGTCGACGCGAGTGGATAGAGCATTTTACTATGCCGGCAACTGGCTGCACTTATTCAAACCCTTGGAAGCGATTGGCTTGGGACAGTATCGTCACGATGTACAACTGTGGTCGGGATTGGGCGCCACTATCGCCTGTATTACCGGCCTGATCATCGGCTGGCTGCGCTGGCGGCCGGGTTTTAACGGCAAACCCACCTATTCGCAAGGCCGTACCCAGCCTTACCGCGAATTTTGGTTTAAATGGCATTTCTGGAGCGGTTTAATCGGCGGCACGGTGGCTTTATCTTGGGCGCTGAGCGGTTTTATCGATACCAATCCTGGCAAATTGTTTTCCGAAGGCAATACCAGCCGTGAGGAATTGAGTCACTATTTGGGCAAAGATTTGCCGGAAGCGATGCGCAACTGGCAGCCTGAACCACTTGGCGAGGCGGGAGCGGCGGATATAGTCGAACTGGGCTGGCGCCGTTTGGGAGGAGAGGCCGTGTTGTTGGCTTATGGCCGCGACGGGCAGCGTTTGCCGCAAACTGTCGCCCAGGCGGTGCCACAATTCAGCAAAACCTCCTTGTCGGATGCCGTTCAACGCATAGCCGGCGATACCGAAATAGCCAGCCAGGAATTGCTGGACGATTACGACAGCTATTACTATCCGCGTCACCATCAAAGCCTGGTCGAGAAACCCTTGCCGGTCGTGGCGGTGCAATTGGCTGACGAAGCGGGCACCCGTTTTTATCTGGATCCGCAAGACGGCCGTTTATTGGCCAGGCTGGATCGTAGCCGCCGGGTATACCGCTGGCTGTATTCCGGATTACATCACTGGGACTTCGGCTGGCTGTATCAACGGCCAATCTGGGATGCCTGGATGTTGACTTGGGTAGCCTTTGGTTTGGTATTGGGCGCCAGTTCTCTGGTGGTGGGCTGGCGGCGTCTGAAGAAAACCTTTACGCCGAGTAAGAAAAGACGTCCGGTCGCCGTCGCGCCGACCGTGGGCAAGTTGGCGACCGAAACGGCAGGCGATTGAGCCTTTCCTTTCGGATGATCGTTTCCTCGGCGGCAGCTTGGCTGCCGCCGTTGACCAGACGTATGCCGAATCAGTCGTCATCGCCGTACATACTCTTCAAATCATGGGCAGGGCCTTGATAAGGCCCATCAGCCATTCGAATCATTCCCTTGTCATCTGGCTTGCCTGTCATCGTTTAGCTAAAGAATCTTACCAATCAGGCTGGCAGACGGGCACTTGACATCGCCCGATATCGACCCGATCAGCAAAAAATAGCCGGAAAGGTATTAAAACAGGTTACGATCCCCATATTAAACGGGGTTTTGTTTCGGTTGATGGATATGATGGAATTAATCTGGATCAGTGCGGCTTATTTGATTGGCTTGGTGGCCAGCCGCCTGACGTTTCCGCCGCTGGTAGGCTACTTGGTGGCCGGTTATGTATTGCATGCTTTGGGCATTGCGGCATTGCCGGATCTCAGTCACTTGGCCGATGTCGGTATCGAATTGCTGTTGTTCTCGGTTGGCTTGAAACTCAAGCCCAGTTCGCTGATCCGTCGCGAGGTGCTTAGCGTCGGCGGTTTGCACTTATTGTTGATGGCGGTCATCTTTGCGCTGGTATTTCTGGGGCTGGACAAGCAAGTAACCGGCGGCTTGGTGTTGGGTCTGAGTTTGGCGTTTTCCAGCACGGTGCTGGCGATCAAGGTGTTGGAAGACAATGGCGAACTGTCCTCCTTGCATGGCCGCGATGTGATGAGTATTTTGATTTTGCAGGACATCGTCGCGATTGGCCTGCTGGCCTTGGCGGAGGGCAAACAACCGACGCCGTGGGCTTTGGCTTTGTTCTTGCTGCCGTTATTGCGGCCCGTGGCGCACCGGATGCTCTCAGTCAGCCATTCCTCGGAGCTGAAAATGTTGCTGGGGGTAACCTTGGCGCTGGCCGGCGGCGTGGCGGCGGAAAGCGTCGGGATTGCCGCCGACATCGGTGCCTTGCTGACCGGTATCATGCTGGCCAATCACCCACAAATCGATGAGTTGACCAACCGCCTGTGGGGTTTAAAGGAATTGTTTCTGGTGGCGTTTTTTCTGCAGATTGGTTTGAGCGATCTGCCGAACCGCGATCAGATGGTTCACGCCGCGGCATTGCTGGCCTTATTGCCGGTACAGGGCGCATTGTTTTTTGGATTGTTTCTGTTGTCCGGCTTGCGGGCGCGCACCGCGTTCGTGTCCTCCCTGGCCTTGATGACATACAGCGAATTTGCGTTGATTACTACCGGCGCGGTGGTCAAAGCGGAATTATTGCCTTTGGAATGGAATGCCATCATCAGTCTGGCGGTGGCCGGTTCACTGGCGGTAGCGGCGCCGCTGAACCGCTATTCGCATCGTTTGTTCTCCTGGGCCGAACCGGTGTTGGTACGATTCGAAAAAAAATCCGGCAATCCGGACCGTTTGCCGGAGTCCTTCGGCGTCGCCGAGTGGTTGGTCATCGGCATGGGCCGTACCGGCTTGTCGGCTTACCAGGCCTTGTCCAATCAGGATCAACGCGTCGTGGGATTGGATGCCGACCCTACCGTGCTGGAAAACCTGTTATCCGCCGGACGGCGTGTGGTCTACGGCGATGCCGAGGACAACGAGTTATGGACCGGTCTACGCCTGGAAAGAGTCAAGGGTATCGTCATCACCGTGCCGGCTTTCGAGGTTAGAACGCTTGCCATCGGTCAGTTACGCAAACGCGGCTTTCGGGGACAGATCGGGACGATTTGTTATCACCATAGCGAAGAACGCGAATTAAAACAGCAGGGTGCCGATTTCGTGATCCACCCATTGGTGGAAGCGGGCAATCAGTTGGCCAGGCAGATGTTGGGGGATTAAGCCGTTGGGCTCGGTACTAGAATGGCGAGAAGGCTGATTTATAGTCAAACAAGCATTTTTTCTTGTCGGATCCCCTAATTTCCTGCTCGGTCGAGCGTGCCGGCAGGTATTAATAGACTGAAATCGATCCACTGCCGTCAATCGAGTATGGATTTAAGTTTCCACAATCCTGCCATTCGCGAAGTTTAGCAAACGGCAATAAACAGGCAGCCAAAACATTAGACAGTCCGTATCCTTTTGTCTAGTGTTTTGAATAGATTAAAATAACACGGAAAAGAGCTTATCTAGTACATAACTTTGGAAACAAACCCGATAACTATTGTGTTCGTCAACGCTCCCAAATTCTGAGCTTTCGTTAAATAGTTATCTGAATGATTTCATGGTTTGCGTACTAGTCACCATGACGCTCCAAAAAGCTTTGTTTAATGGTGTTAGGTAAAACTGAATAATCATCGCCATTACTATACCATCGCGTAGATGAATGTGTATCATCTCTTAAAAATAATCCCACCCATATTCTTGGTGAGTTCATATCAATTACAATCATTGCCAGCTCAGATGGGCAATTATGAGGCATGCATTTATTTATGATGATAAAGTTATCAATCTTACTAACTAATGATTCAACATAATATTTATTAATGGCATCCATTTCATAAGCAGGAACAATTTTCTGGGTGATTTTTTTTACCCCATCAGTTTCTATCAGTTTTAGGGCTTTTCCATCAACAATTTGAGTTGGTAGCTTTCCTATCCAGCTTTCAAATCCCACTCCAGCCCAAGCATTTGGCTCATCTGCACGTGCTTGAAAACTATAGATAAATATAAAAAAAATAAAAAATATCGCTTTCATTATTTTCGTCCTCATTTATGTATTTTATGTAAAGCCACCATATAATGATCTTTATCTGATTTTAATGAAATCTCACAGGCCATAATTGATTTAGAATATCCTTCACCAGTTCCATAGCCAGTATCTATACCATTAAGTTTGTTTTTAGCTATATCTAAGTAATATGATCCACATTGGATATTTTTCACCGCATCAGTCATATCTGAGTGCTTATAATGCGTACCATTAGGTGTATTGCTATTTACCATTTCTACGGCACTCTTTGTAATCTGCATAAGGCCAGTTGCTGTTGACATGCTGTTAGTAGCATCAGAATCGAAACCTGACTCTTTCCAGATTAAACAAATTATGAATTCGTCAGAAAAGCAGAGTGATTTGTTGTTATCTCTTACAAGAGTTGCCATTTGTTCATATGTATATTTCATAAGCACTACCCTATTTTTTATAAATTAATTATTGACTGCATCAGTGGCAACAATGATTAATTGTCGCACCAAACAATTGGTATTGTGCTGTAATTTGAAAGATGCGAGATGACTAGATAAAATGAGCCAAAATATATAGGGAGCCTCGAAATACCGGCAAAATTGCCGCAGGTTCTGGGTATTCAGTTTATGCTCAAAGCAGAAAACAGATTTGGCGCCTTATTTTCGCCCTGTTTGGGGCGGTTTTTATCCTGAAATCGCCATTTTTGATGATTTCAGGCGGACGATGCCTGTCAGAAGGCAAAAGCAGGCTTAATACCGCAGGTCTTTAAACTGCAGAGGCGACGCAAATTATAAGTGGCCACCTTGAAGTTCAGTTGTAACGTGGCGCGAGCTAGCCCAACACTTCGCAAGCCTTTGCCGCCCATCTGTTCCAAACTGGCAAACACATGCTCAACTCGGGCACGGGTCTTGGCAATCCGCGTATTGCGCCGCTTTTGGCAGTCGGATAGCGGTTTGCCTTTGGCCGCCTTGCGTTGGATATGCACCCGAAGACCTGACGCTTTGATTCGCGCTTCACGTTCTTTGTCCACATAGCCTTTGTCAGCATACAGTTCGCGGCCGGTATTAAAAGTGTCCAGCACCTCATCCAGATGCAAGGTATCGTGCTCGCTGGCCGTGCTGACTTTAACTTTACGAACCAGTTTGTATCGCTTATCCACGTTGGCTGACAACTTGTATCCGAAGTACGATTTGCCATGCTTTTTTGTCCACATCGCATCGATGTCTTTTTGCCGACGCTTGGCAGGTGACCAGTCGATAGGCATGGCCTGCTCTTCGATCAGGGCTTTCTCGCCTTTAGGCCGATGCTGCTTGGGCGCGGGCACGATGCTGGCATCAATCATTTGGCCACCACGCGCCAGATAGCCGTGCTTATCTAATTCCCGATTCGCGGCTTCAAAGATCGTTTCACTGGCTCCCGCCGCCATCAGTCGCTCACGGAATGTCCAGAACGTGGTGCGATCGGGGATCTGGCTGCTGTGCCTTAGCCCGGCAAACCGTTGGAAACTCAAACGATCCAGCAATTGAAATTCCAGTTGTTCGTCGCTGAGGTTATACAGCTGCTGCAATAACAACGTACGAACCATGATTTCGGTCGGAAACGGCGGACGACCGCCGCGCTCCCGACTGGGTCGGGGTGCCGCTGCATCAATCGCAGCTGCTAAGGCGGCGAAATCGACATGCTCTTCCAGGATTTGAAGAACATCACCTAACTTGTTCAGCTTGGTTTCTCGTTCTTCGGCAGCAAACAGGCTTTCTTTGATCATGGGCTTTAGAATCCGTTGGATGATGCGACTATTTTCTCATGGGTGCCGGTTTTTCGAGGTGCCCTATAGTGTTCAAAACAGTGTCCCTTTATTTTAGGGGCTTTCAAGGGTGTCAAAGCGCCAAAACAGTGGACAATACGACAACACCATCTGAATTAATAGCACATAGCACATAGCACATAGCCCACCTTCATTTCGCCATATTCGTCGCCACAATGCCGTCAATCGCGAACGGCAGTTGATGGCCGAACCGTGCCGTTCCAGATTTCATAAATTCTGACGCTGAAAATCTTGGAAACGGAGCGATAGCGAAGTGAAGATTTTTAGTCCGCGATAGCCGTAGCGCCGGGCGGGTTTTCGTAGTGAAGCGGAGAAAACCTGCAAGGCATCGCGAAACGGCGTCAAGTCATGCGAGAGCCAATGTTTCGACCCCTTGTTGGGTCGAAACGAGGTGACGCGGACGAATCGGGGCCGCCGGAGGCATAAGCGGTCGCGTAATTTTTGCCGCTTGATTGGGCTGGGATGCCCAAAACAAGCTTTCGCAAAAATAGCGACTCCCCGAGAGCCGACATTTTTGCTTTGTAGCAGATTATGTTAGGCGTTATAAAGTCTATCCATGCCTTTTGATCCTCTGTGTAGCGGCGCGTACGTGCTCCTTATTCAGCCGTGCTCAACTGTGGCTTCGTCAAACGATAACGCAATTACAAGGTGATACGATGAATGGAAAAACCGGACAGTTATATGCTGGGCTCGACAGAATCAGGAAACATCCTGTCTTTGCATTGATGGTGTTTATCGGTACCGTGGTGATTGCGTTGGCAACTTTTACCGATTCGATCAAGAAACTCACCGAGCTTACCGAGGCGGTCTCTCCCGAACAAGCTCGGGGGAGGCTTGTGAAAATGGCTGTTCCGTTCGATAGCACCGCGTTTGTGGAAGCGGCGGCAAAGGGCGATTTAGCCACGGTAAAACTATTTTTCGCGGCGGGAATGGACGTCAATGCGGCCGCCGAAAACGGCGAATACGAACAATTAACCGCGCTGATGGCGGCATCTCTTCGAAACCGCTTGCCTGTCGTCGAAGTATTGTTGGACGCTCACGCCGATGTCAATACGATATACCAAGGCACCGAGACCGCATTGTCGTTAGCGGCCGACGACGAAAAAATAGTCAAGCTTCTGCTTGCTCACGGCGCCGATGCCGATACCATTAGCGGCGCTTTTTCCAGCGCCGCGTGTTTGGGCGACCTCAAGCGCGTGCAATATTTTTGGCCTCTTCTCAAGACGCCGACCCAAGCGGTCTCCAATGCGTTTTCGGTAGCGACCGGTTGCGTGGATTCAAAACCGGTCAGTCAAGAAATCGATCAAGGCAAGGCGGCGGTGATTGATTTTCTGTTGCAACATGGTGCTGATATCAATACTCGGCGAGAAGGCTGGGGCGCGCTACATATCGCCGCTCATAACGGAATGCCATTAGTCATACAAACTTTGTTGGCAGCGGGCGCGGATATCAACCAAAAGTGCGAATGTTCCGGTTTTCTGGGTGGGGGATGGACAGCTTTGGCCCTTGTCCTCGATTCTTCCAGACGCGAAGACGAAAGCTTTAAACAAGTGTTTGATTTGCTTATCGACCGGGGCGCGGACGTTAATGCTGCCAATAACAGCGGGCAAAGCGTTTTGATACAGACAATAGAAGCTGGCGATGAACGGAAGGCTATGAAGTTGATCGATAAAGGCGCGGATGTAAACGCCCGAATTCTGGCCAGTTTGGATCAAATCCGCGTTGCGGGTACCACACCATTGATGTTTGCGATGCGCGAGTCCGGTATGAAAGAAGTGGCGCTACGTTTACTCGATCAAGGTGCGGATGTGAACGCAAGTAATGAAAATGGCTGGACGCCTTTAATGTGGGCGGCGTGGTCTGCCTACAACGATCCGAATTATATTGATATTCTGTTGGCGCATGGCGCCCGAATCGATGCCAGAAATAACGTGGGCAGATCCGCATTGATGCTGGCCGTTATCAAGGGCAGAGACGATATCGTCGCTATCCTGTCGGCACACGGGGCTAATACAAAAACGCCGGATACCGCGGGGAAAACCGCCGGAATGCTCGCCGAAGAAAATCTTGAAGGCCAGCGAAAGACCGCTATGCTGGCGTTGCTTGCCGAGGCTCAGCCCAGTCGGGAGTCCGAGCCCCGCCAGGCTAACAATACGCACCATTAATCATCGGTTTGATCGCCAAGCCGCTTGCTGACTCTAAACAAACTCCAGCTCAGCACGATCACCATCAGGCCTATCGCCAAGCCCAGAAACCAGCGGCTGTTCAATAGTTCGCCAACATCGAATTTAGCTTCGGCGGCTGCCGCGGCAGTTTCCGGGCCGAGATCGGCGGTGCTGCTTTGATAACCACGACGCAGCAGCTCTTGGATAGGCGCGGTGTCGTAGCGCGGCGGCTCGGCCTGGGTCGAGCCATATTGCAAGCGATAGCTTAGTCCGGCTTGCGGCAGGAACAATAATTGATAGCCGTGGCCGGTGCCGGTAATGGTGTTGACGTGTAGCGGCGGATTGTCCTGGTTTTGAATCACGATACGGTAACGCGGCTGACGTTGCTCCGGAAAACCGATGCTGGTTTGGTCGCGGTTGATGTTTTGAAAATGTAAAGCTTCCAGCGTGCCATTGGCGATGGTCTGCATGCGGGTTTCGATGCCTTGTTGCAGCGGGATTTGTACTTCCGCAGAGCGGCTGAAATTGGGGGTGTTGATTTGCAGCGTAAAGCCGGTCAAGGGTTGGTGCAAAGTATCGATGTCGATCGAACTGGTTTTATATTCGGCATCCTGAGTGATCTTGAAGCCGGGCATAGCGTAATCGAACTGGCTATCTTCTGCCGGCAATGTCTCGCTGTGGCTATGCCAAAGTTCGATACGCTCGATATGCAGCGGTTCGGTCTGGTGTTGGCTGGTTTCGCTGCGTTGCAATTCCTCGCTGCCCCGTAGGGTTCGGGTCAACTCCAGCAACTCGGCCACCCGGGTTTGTGTCGCTTTGGCGACGACGATTTTAAATTGCCTAAAGCTGTTGGCGGGGATGGCGACATCGCGGTTGCCGACGCTCATATAACGCGAGTAATCGTAAATCAACGCGTTGTCGACCAATAGCTGCCAATTTTCACCGTCGTTGGAGCCGTGGATTTGCAAGGCGTATTCGAAGTCGACTTGCGGGGTGACCAAAGTCAGGCCATCGGCATTCGCGGCATCTTTGTCCAGCTTGACGGTGACGACGAAGCCTTCGTCGCCGAATTTTTGCAGGTCTACCGTTTCGCTACGGCTGGACAGGCGGCGGGTCACGGTTTTCTGGCTGGCGATTTTTTGCAATAGATACGGCGTCTCGACGCCGTTCTGATCGGTCAGGCGCAGATCGCGAAAATCGGCGGCACTGTTGGCATAAACCGCGCTGTCCAAGGTCACAGCCAACAGCGATTGCTGGCCGCTATCCTGATAGGTCACGGGCCGGCTGAATCGGTAAGCCGGCGCTTCGGCGGCCTGAACCTGGGCAACCAATAGGCAAAATAAGCAGATGAATCGGGTGATCATGATGGTGTCTCGTCGGTGTTGCCGGTAAAGGTTTGTTGATAACGCATATAAAAAAACGCGCCGCCCAGTGCCAGCATGCCCAGCACGATGAAGGCGACGATCCGGTAGATTTGTTCCAGTCTGGCCAAATCGATGAAAAATACTTTCCAGGCGACCAAGGCAAACAGTGCCAAGCCGGCCAAGCGCAAACTGGAGATTCGGCGTTTGATGCCGTTGAATACCAGCGTCAGTGCGAATATCGACCACAAGATCGATACACCGCCGGACCGTAAACCCGGCACATATTGATACAACAGTGAGTTGATTTCCAGGCTCAGAAAGGTAAACAGCAAGACTAAAGCCGCGCCACCCAACCAGTCGCGGAGGTTGCCGCTATCCGTATCGGCCTCGTTAAACCGACGGAAAGCGAAAATCAAAAAACCGATGATCGCGGCAAAATCCAGCAAGCGCATCAAGGCCAGCTGAAACGAATAGCCGCCGCCGTAACGCAAACTCAATAGGCTATCGCCGACAGCGATATGGCCCAGGCTAATGTCCCAGGATGGCAGATCGAAGAGCAGCAATTTTAGCGCAACGCCGATCAGGAATAGTCTGAGCGCTTGCAGCAGCCAGCCGCCGGCGCCGGCCAGATAACGCATCAGCAGCAACCAGCACATGACTAGCCAAACCAGTGTCAATACCGGTAATTGCAGCGGCGGATACAGATACGCAAAGCTGCGGTATAGCTCCAGTTGCAGCACGACGAACAGCATGCCGGCCACGACAATCAATGCCGTTTGCAGCAGCCAGTTATCCTTCAGCCATAAGGGCACGTCGTTGCCGGGGTCGCAAGCTAGCGGCAAGGCTGGCTCGGGTTTTTCGATCAGCTTGTAGGCCAGCGCCAGGGACAGGATCGGAGTGCCGAAGCTGATGACCCGTTCCAGCAAGCCCAGCAAAAACGCGCCGAACGATTGTTGGCTATCCATTGCGATGCCGTATTGGTCGGGCAGATCGACAAAACAGAAACGTATCAGCACGATCAG harbors:
- a CDS encoding ankyrin repeat domain-containing protein yields the protein MNGKTGQLYAGLDRIRKHPVFALMVFIGTVVIALATFTDSIKKLTELTEAVSPEQARGRLVKMAVPFDSTAFVEAAAKGDLATVKLFFAAGMDVNAAAENGEYEQLTALMAASLRNRLPVVEVLLDAHADVNTIYQGTETALSLAADDEKIVKLLLAHGADADTISGAFSSAACLGDLKRVQYFWPLLKTPTQAVSNAFSVATGCVDSKPVSQEIDQGKAAVIDFLLQHGADINTRREGWGALHIAAHNGMPLVIQTLLAAGADINQKCECSGFLGGGWTALALVLDSSRREDESFKQVFDLLIDRGADVNAANNSGQSVLIQTIEAGDERKAMKLIDKGADVNARILASLDQIRVAGTTPLMFAMRESGMKEVALRLLDQGADVNASNENGWTPLMWAAWSAYNDPNYIDILLAHGARIDARNNVGRSALMLAVIKGRDDIVAILSAHGANTKTPDTAGKTAGMLAEENLEGQRKTAMLALLAEAQPSRESEPRQANNTHH
- a CDS encoding DUF3999 family protein, whose product is MITRFICLFCLLVAQVQAAEAPAYRFSRPVTYQDSGQQSLLAVTLDSAVYANSAADFRDLRLTDQNGVETPYLLQKIASQKTVTRRLSSRSETVDLQKFGDEGFVVTVKLDKDAANADGLTLVTPQVDFEYALQIHGSNDGENWQLLVDNALIYDYSRYMSVGNRDVAIPANSFRQFKIVVAKATQTRVAELLELTRTLRGSEELQRSETSQHQTEPLHIERIELWHSHSETLPAEDSQFDYAMPGFKITQDAEYKTSSIDIDTLHQPLTGFTLQINTPNFSRSAEVQIPLQQGIETRMQTIANGTLEALHFQNINRDQTSIGFPEQRQPRYRIVIQNQDNPPLHVNTITGTGHGYQLLFLPQAGLSYRLQYGSTQAEPPRYDTAPIQELLRRGYQSSTADLGPETAAAAAEAKFDVGELLNSRWFLGLAIGLMVIVLSWSLFRVSKRLGDQTDD